In Spea bombifrons isolate aSpeBom1 chromosome 12, aSpeBom1.2.pri, whole genome shotgun sequence, the following proteins share a genomic window:
- the SIDT2 gene encoding SID1 transmembrane family member 2 isoform X5, protein MPSLCLLLLLLGPLSASVGSSEKIIQQINAEFNEPYTYFVNSNLQCIYAFNHTMLRNKTEGVRVSVNMLSDPKGPPLLFVVRQKEAVLSFQVPLTLRGLYQRNYQYKDVGRTLCQPQTRAESETQSFYVDVSTLSEKNATYRLSVTHLGSFVLGTEERFSFNATPSQPQYFKYMFPEGLDSVVVKVSSPTAFPCSVISIQDIKCPVYDLDNNVAFIGMYQTMTKKGAITVQRKDFSSGGFYVVVVVKTEDEACGGGLPYYPLNPDIPLDQGSRQKTLDILVSPAISKNTYVGGIIFSFGVFLSFYLLALLIPCWEKWRKRKKKAGLLNSTGSLDDETERSLENLVARPRRESLSSVEEDDYDTLTDIESDKNVIRTKKFLCVADLARKDKRVMRKKYQIYFWNISTIAVFYALPVIQLVITYQTVVNITGNQDICYYNFLCAHPLGSLSAFNNILSNLGYVLLGLLFLIIVLQRELNHTRSHMYTKQLEECGIPKHFGLYYAMGTALMMEGLLSACYHVCPNYTNFQFDTSFMYMIAGLCMLKLYQKRHPDINASAYSAYACLAIVIFFSVLGVVFGKGNTIFWIIFSVIHILFTLLLSTQLYYMGRWRLDSGILRRILQVIYTDCVRQCSPPMYVDRMVLLVMGNIVNWSLAAYGLIFRPNDFASYLLAIGICNLLLYFAFYIIMKLRSGERILPVPLLCIACTSVVWGFALFFFFQGLSTWQKTPAESREHNRDCILLGFFDDHDIWHFLSSIAMFGSFLVLLCLDDDLDCVQRDKIYVF, encoded by the exons ATGCCGTCCCTTTGCctcctcctgctgctgctggggccCCTTAGTGCCTCCGTGGGGTCCTCAGAGAAGATAATCCAGCAGATCAATGCAGAATTCAACGAGCCCTACACGTACTTTGTAAACAGTAACCTGCAGTGTATCTACGCCTTTAACCATACCATGCTGAGGAACAAG ACCGAAGGAGTCAGAGTGTCCGTTAACATGCTTTCAGATCCGAAGGGGCCACCTCTGCTGTTTGTGGTTAGACAGAAGGAGGCTGTGCTGTCCTTCCAAGTGCCGCTCACCCTACGGGGACT GTACCAGCGGAATTATCAGTACAAGGATGTCGGTCGCACGCTGTGTCAGCCTCAGACACGGGCCGAGTCGGAAACCCAGTCCTTCTATGTGGATGTTTCCACTTTGTCAGAAAAGAATGCTACGTACCGCTTGAGTGTCACACATTTGGGCTCCTTCGTGCTGGG GACAGAGGAACGGTTCAGTTTTAATGCCACCCCATCTCAGCCACAG TATTTTAAGTACATGTTTCCAGAAGGGTTGGATTCTGTGGTTGTAAAGGTTTCGTCTCCTACAGCGTTCCCGTGTTCGGTTATCTCGATACAGGATATCAAG TGCCCGGTGTATGACCTCGACAACAATGTGGCTTTTATTGGCATGTATCAAACAATGACCAAGAAAGGTGCAATCACTGTGCAG AGGAAAGATTTCTCCAGTGGTGGTTTCTACGTTGTGGTTGTCGTTAAAACTGAAGACGAGGCGTGCGGTGGTGGACTACCCTACTATCCATTGAACCCAG ATATCCCTCTGGATCAGGGGAGCCGTCAGAAGACGCTTGACATTCTGGTCAGCCCTGCAATTAGCA AGAACACCTATGTCGGAGgaattattttctcttttggcGTATTCCTGTCCTTTTATCTATTGGCCTTGCTTATTCCATGCTGGGAAAAATGGAG aaagaggaaaaagaaggcAGGCCTGCTGAATTCCACTGGCTCCCTGGATGATGAGACGG AGCGCTCTTTGGAGAACCTTGTGGCTCGCCCACGCCGCGAGTCCCTCAGCTCTGTGGAGGAAGATGATTATGATACTCTGACGGACATAGAGTCTGATAAGAATGTTATCAGGACAAAG AAGTTTTTGTGTGTTGCTGACTTGGCAAGGAAGGACAAGCGAGTGATGAGGAAGAAGTACCAAATCTACTTCTG GAATATCTCCACCATTGCGGTGTTTTACGCGCTTCCTGTTATTCAGCTGGTCATCACTTATCAAACG GTTGTGAATATAACCGGTAATCAGGACATCTGCTATTATAACTTCCTCTGTGCTCACCCACTTGGATCGCTCAG TGCCTTCAACAACATACTTAGTAACTTGGGATACGTACTACTCGGCCTGCTCTTTCTCATTATCGTGTTGCAGAGAGAACTCAACCATACCCGCAGTCACATGTATACCAAGCAACTGGAG GAATGTGGGATACCCAAACATTTTGGCTTGTACTATGCCATGGGTACTGCTCTGATGATGGAAGGCCTTCTAAGTGCCTGTTACCATGTTTGCCCAAATTACACTAACTTCCAGTTTG ACACTTCATTCATGTATATGATCGCTGGACTCTGCATGCTGAAATTGTATCAGAAGAGACACCcagatattaatgccagtgcgTACAGTGCCTACGCATGCCTAGCCATTGTCATCTTCTTCTCCGTCCTTGGCGTG GTGTTTGGAAAGGGAAATACCATTTTTTGGATCATATTCTCTGTGATTCACATCTTATTCACCCTACTTCTCAGTACTCAGCTGTATTACATGGGTCGCTGGAGGCTAG ACTCTGGAATTCTGCGCCGGATTCTTCAGGTTATTTACACTGATTGTGTGAGGCAGTGCAGCCCCCCTATGTATGTG gatCGCATGGTACTGCTTGTTATGGGAAACATTGTGAACTGGTCCTT GGCAGCGTATGGCCTCATTTTCAGACCCAATGATTTTGCCTCCTATCTTCTCGCCATTGGAATCTGCAACTTGCTACTTTATTTTGCCTTCTATATCATAATGAAG CTGCGCAGTGGAGAGCGAATACTTCCAGTCCCTCTCCTTTGTATTGCTTGCACCTCTGTGGTTTGGGGGTTTGcattgttcttcttctttcaaGGACTCAGCACTTGGCAG aaAACTCCAGCGGAATCTCGAGAGCATAATAGAGACTGCATTTTGCTTGGATTCTTCGATGACCATGACATCTGGCATTTCCTGTCCTCGATTGCAATGTTCGGGTCTTTTCTT GTTTTGCTTTGCTTAGATGATGATCTGGATTGTGTGCAGAGAGACAAGATTTATGTTTTCTGA